The following proteins come from a genomic window of Lineus longissimus chromosome 18, tnLinLong1.2, whole genome shotgun sequence:
- the LOC135502535 gene encoding uncharacterized protein LOC135502535 isoform X2, whose product MHRVASLFSFKKYRQPKPRKMSRRSLSFTFGFRETRVLTEMGEGAVSRKSALAPLRPESGQTPFYSKSGILPIYDSTESLDSNKRASATIKIKHLHRLCDLSRFPKLDDCAHFHYDQVELLEIKVALTTENQENIHLHSSETENDPTFHVNVSSGGKLWMVRRTYENFRLLDKQLHKCIFDRKFSQLPEIPKGDVWVSEGMECLQTKLADYLMRFTAIAGNMINCGPILNWLEMDNRGNRLMVTQESAINTPAIAAAHVVKRYNARAQDEISFEVGDIISVIDMPPPEDTMWWRGKRGFEVGFFPCECVEIIGDQVPQAMVSRIPQTPGKPGEVLAPTGSKRAKLDEERILRKRGKLISFLRMFFSTRPNRNLLKQSGIFKERVFGCDLGEHLLNTSQNVPLVLKCCSEAIEEFGVVDGIYRLSGVSSNIQRLRLAFDENREPDLTAEEYQQDIHCISSLLKMYFRELPNPLLTYQLYDKFANAVQDEGDKVMALHDVVRQLPPPHYRTSQYLFRHLATVAASGADTGMHPKNLAIVWAPNLLRSKELESGGGAAALQGVGLQAVVTEFLIRYADLIFSDKMPAFSVGDKPVGQKRARPKSLAISTPTKLLSLEEARERALGTGNSPPNSQKFIEVGGGPSNLPEKYHTVIEVPGRDPSPEGSRKRSSSVKGKKSQGSWKNFFTRKQNPKSKRKGSAPNPGSFYAQTTEKALTEDDIAVRRKLRTTKSVDSIISIGSMSGRERMSPRDSAISYTENGVINVNMLQMERKVPLTMSAPGRKVHKRARSLPECSFEKKITMIIDDTDDENDVMHNGDVFVDDDTVFVDVHAQGDDKLTSDLGDIMIAQAAAEIAGKTQLMTANEEKMIDTLDHGGSPEMPGLSASAPVTLGPLSMEMSIDDLSLTWSDFSGQQDMLSPDGDGFESFLRSVTGGDATHDKHAETHVTSPSKRSGSMTSLDHLRLPPGGSYQKLQRSPSDDIFPMEITETMDDNDQPNNDLVLTAKSQAQHNVRVRSYSSSAHWAQKDDDITDDSEKCPPEKTVSPLSRHLSLPSDIERSLETMVDQDFGSDVLSSCTPSDAERTLAKSLDDQHLIQVTAIVHDEGVAIDTPSPTDEPRYDSHIPGADSGLSHGSEIHQNTNGTTVERESQGVEQRTTLESAFGSHVTDSGYASSLPMSTHLVPFTPDTDTEVDLETEKSKNNMNIGEGMLDSIGDQITSDLNEMESRPVRKSRSYEKAISSGEGLDYEFSDTESKRASMLEDVEEVSENSSSTVTDVCVESERLNSGKIFVKEKGSRSSVSDQEIIIDYPPLQGEAKDGNQDDSTIVGDQARSEYVECKTGNFHMVERRQSAGKDAAEGTVDHKDNFERSFEETLDSLSPHDNRFSLEMADLLPPGQEGIQMNADVGESDVDNLPPSQKVAKKPLEKQKSTESEPIRGVLERKGSKMSCATPSSISPDPMSIHLVDEICEIYEQTKRQSGLFETRTEEVAPPYDSPEHDFRTLPSKPGVKSPVHEVRVLVAGKLSSEYSPPEEGPATDVEAISEETSTVEEDSTTPELAILIPDEDTTASLESPMDDLEPFAVEVRPEDLGQLKEGSLNLEVSVETKTIPECEVDVVDAQYAEQLEESLDVLEETSDRWRRSGSQEVHAEHVATHRLSAELDQMLVEKRDDEVALEKIIQTIEHAETVLDEAASQMVSEDEVSVTTEQTEVPGSPSPGTSEVETPTAEPAVAPMKGTITALIEPEDISLTASFDSFELDAPMMPSETTSMATIPSPDIVAPKAEPEDSLTPSSESPEDGTPTKQVYEVTPGPLVIEHEEVTTETQPKSQDVAESVKPSDTQPMLNQADIMSTSLPPMHLEYDHHDNKTTSAHETQKPEPEFVKDVEVRSESLPRKSSRLPQTQEESKLPVPVKTPPSIPKRSKSPTSIVNQIDWISRDRAKSKEKEVPTKVEGLSKFGFREKTGSESGERRHSRSQLSWERCADPESKPSWQKSPEPEKVTRPSWKKSPEPEKVVRPSWQKAPSPEPEQEPKVQQQRSPEQESPTDKTDPVHPEWKPREAIRLSTSRFKNVKPLLSCLDPEEHESLAPLITSPPPGGVAPFQDTADKDDSTDDVFLPKQEKQPTEKQQPTEKTYKISASDILSKYSDDSVSPSAGRRDSGSRRPLSRGSFDGERQTPSPSKRVDEPYSTRKLIQPGWTSKREEKVKPQESALSVDTSSVETSHEPVVSPKDGFKPRERMQLSSARFSSLSSSLTGVTLDKLREPKMLSKEEKEEQAQARLSSGSMSASYPADPSAGVARIRRSKSSASDETIEKADAPASDWKGKKSQSFGQESEPVAMETSRLPRLGSKDGSKSRSDHAHNALHAKQLKTAEKLFIDESELESDIPGEKSQDAQTENTEKKTVGVKRKKSVRELLSKFESGGEDEGEQSEVAMATEEVVEDKHRSVPAVFQKPKIIRLRSLSPSKDSPLLSSKKSPEIGDKKDGEHEVMDTSPKFQRSISQGDSYSSVQGRQRSPRLSPRSDSDDAKHSTEKVSPKLRPKPSPCEIEAAKSRHRGSEGEGVDITDSDKSPNSIRNRLKLFDTSSTETSKISPDFSRFRRTSKDGEEKDADLSKSKIAKPSATFASRSQSQQFEKDQKEELAKQSHFRHKSDMSDKDSIYASHDKNRSESDSDSAEFKSRLQQPQVRTESRLSKTSSRESVSSSGSRGSNRSLGENEADSAQNVKEKFQIESRRLKPATAPGEQAKRESSNSWSSRRISGDGLQRKGNGQSDNNTVTMVTPVAVVTECLQQKKSPDDKPAAAMFGVKLRKTKRLDPETAS is encoded by the exons CATGTGGTCAAACGATACAACGCCAGGGCGCAGGATGAAATATCATTTGAG GTGGGTGACATCATCTCGGTGATCGACATGCCGCCGCCAGAGGACACGATGTGGTGGAGAGGAAAACGAGGATTTGAGGTTGGATTCTTCCCGTGTGAATGTGTTGAAATCATTGGTGACCAGGTACCACAAGCCATGGTGTCACGCATCCCACAGACGCCAGGAAAGCCAG GAGAGGTCCTCGCACCTACAG GGTCTAAGAGAGCTAAACTTGACGAAGAGAGAA TTTTACGAAAGCGAGGGAAGTTGATCTCATTTCTCCGGATGTTCTTCTCCACGCGACCAAACCGTAACCTGCTCAAACAGAGCGGCATATTCAAGGAGAGGGTGTTTGGCTGCGACCTTGGTGAACACTTACTTAATACCAGCCAAAACG TTCCATTGGTGCTAAAATGCTGCTCCGAGGCCATCGAGGAGTTTGGGGTCGTCGATGGTATCTACCGGCTGTCTGGCGTCTCGTCTAATATACAACGACTAAG ATTAGCGTTTGATGAGAACCGGGAACCTGACCTGACGGCCGAGGAATACCAGCAAGACATTCATTGTATTAGTTCGCTACTTAAGATGTATTTCCGGGAGCTTCCAAACCCACTCCTCACCTATCAACTGTATGATAAATTTGCT AACGCGGTGCAGGATGAGGGAGATAAAGTGATGGCACTCCACGATGTCGTCAGACAACTGCCTCCGCCTCATTATAG GACTAGTCAATACTTATTCCGCCATCTTGCCACTGTCGCTGCGTCTGGTGCTGATACGGGAATGCATCCTAAAAATCTCGCAATCGTTTGGGCACCAAATCTGCTCCG GTCCAAGGAGTTGGAATCGGGTGGTGGTGCTGCGGCTCTACAGGGTGTTGGTCTCCAGGCAGTCGTGACTGAGTTCCTCATACGTTACGCTGACTTGATATTCAGTGATAAAATGCCAGCTTTCTCTGTCGGTGATAAACCTG TCGGCCAGAAGCGAGCACGTCCAAAATCTCTCGCCATCTCCACACCAACCAAACTTCTCTCGCTGGAGGAGGCCCGGGAACGTGCCCTGGGGACAGGCAACTCGCCACCAAACTCACAGAAGTTTATAGAAGTTGGTGGCGGGCCTTCGAATCTGCCGGAGAAATACCACACGGTCATTGAGGTGCCAGGGAG GGATCCGTCACCAGAGGGCAGTAG AAAACGCTCGAGCTCGGTGAAGGGGAAGAAAAGCCAGGGAAGCTGGAAGAACTTCTTCACGCGGAAACAGAACCCCAAGAGTAAACGGAAAGGGAGCGCCCCCA ATCCCGGCTCATTCTACGCTCAAACAACGGAGAAAGCACTGACAGAGGATGACATCGCAGTCAGACGGAAACTGCGCACAACAAAAAGTGTTGATTCCATCATCTCGATTGGGTCAATGTCCGGCCGGGAGAGGATGTCACCAAGAGATTCTGCCATATCATATACAG AGAATGGCGTCATCAACGTCAACATGCTCCAAATGGAACGTAAGGTGCCCTTAACGATGAGTGCGCCTGGGCGTAAGGTTCATAAGCGGGCCAGATCGTTACCCGAGTgtagttttgagaaaaaaatcacgATGATAATCGACGACACGGATgatgaaaatgacgtcatgcatAATGGCGATGTTTTTGTTGACGACGACACTGTGTTTGTTGACGTCCATGCGCAAG GTGACGACAAGTTGACCTCTGACCTCGGTGACATCATGATCGCACAAGCTGCCGCGGAGATCGCTGGGAAAACACAGCTGATGACGGCAAATGAGGAGAAGATGATTGATACGTTGGATCATGGTGGGTCGCCGGAGATGCCAGGCTTGTCTGCGTCTGCTCCCGTTACCCTGGGCCCCCTCTCCATGGAGATGTCCATAGATGACCTCTCTCTCACCTGGAGCGACTTCTCGGGTCAGCAGGACATGCTCTCACCAGATGGCGATGGCTTTGAATCATTCTTACGCTCGGTAACCGGTGGCGACGCTACACATGATAAACATGCTGAAACTCATGTGACCTCACCAAGCAAACGATCAGGATCTATGACAAGTCTCGATCACCTACGTCTGCCCCCTGGTGGTAGCTATCAGAAACTACAACGATCGCCGTCAGATGATATCTTCCCGATGGAAATCACTGAAACAATGGACGATAATGATCAACCAAACAATGATTTAGTATTAACTGCTAAGTCTCAAGCACAGCATAATGTCCGCGTGCGAAGTTACTCCTCGAGCGCACATTGGGCACAAAAAGACGATGATATTACTGATGATTCAGAGAAATGTCCGCCAGAAAAAACAGTCTCACCGTTATCGCGGCACCTGAGCTTGCCATCAGATATTGAGCGGTCACTTGAGACTATGGTTGATCAAGACTTTGGGTCGGACGTGTTGTCCTCATGTACGCCAAGTGATGCTGAGCGCACCCTTGCCAAATCTCTCGATGATCAACATCTAATTCAAGTCACTGCCATCGTCCATGATGAGGGCGTTGCCATAGATACACCCTCACCAACGGACGAGCCCAGGTATGACTCACATATTCCTGGAGCTGACTCGGGACTGTCGCACGGAAGTGAAATACATCAGAACACAAATGGGACCACTGTGGAGAGAGAATCACAAGGTGTTGAACAAAGGACTACTTTAGAGTCTGCGTTTGGTTCGCATGTGACAGATTCTGGTTACGCCTCCTCTCTACCAATGTCAACACATCTGGTGCCGTTCACCCCTGATACGGATACGGAAGTCGATCTGGAAACAGAAAAATCAAAAAACAATATGAATATAGGCGAGGGTATGTTAGACTCGATTGGTGATCAGATCACTAGTGATTTGAACGAGATGGAGTCTCGCCCCGTCCGTAAGAGTCGCAGTTATGAGAAAGCAATCTCAAGCGGTGAAGGTTTGGATTATGAGTTCAGTGACACTGAGTCAAAGCGTGCGAGCATGCTCGAGGATGTTGAGGAGGTTTCAGAGAATTCCTCGAGTACCGTCACAGATGTCTGTGTGGAATCAGAACGTCTCAATTCAGGGAAAATCTTTGTGAAGGAGAAAGGTTCAAGGTCGTCTGTCAGCGATCAGGAAATCATCATCGATTATCCACCATTACAGGGTGAAGCTAAAGATGGTAATCAGGATGATAGCACCATCGTTGGAGATCAGGCCAGGTCTGAATATGTTGAGTGTAAGACGGGAAACTTCCACATGGTTGAACGGAGACAGTCAGCCGGTAAGGATGCAGCAGAAGGTACTGTTGATCACAAGGATAACTTTGAACGCTCGTTTGAAGAGACTCTCGACTCCCTGAGTCCACACGATAATCGCTTCTCACTTGAGATGGCAGACCTTTTACCCCCAGGTCAAGAAGGCATTCAGATGAATGCAGATGTCGGTGAAAGTGATGTTGACAACCTGCCACCGTCACAGAAGGTTGCTAAGAAACCACTTGAGAAACAAAAGAGTACAGAATCTGAACCTATCCGCGGTGTGTTGGAGCGCAAAGGTTCCAAGATGTCATGCGCTACACCATCAAGTATCTCACCTGATCCCATGAGTATACATCTCGTCGATGAGATCTGTGAAATATACGAACAAACAAAGCGCCAATCTGGGTTGTTTGAGACTAGAACTGAAGAGGTGGCTCCACCTTATGACAGCCCTGAACATGACTTTCGAACTCTTCCTTCGAAACCGGGGGTGAAGAGCCCGGTACATGAGGTGAGAGTTTTAGTTGCTGGTAAGCTGTCGTCAGAGTATAGCCCGCCTGAGGAGGGCCCGGCCACAGATGTGGAAGCTATATCAGAGGAAACGTCTACAGTCGAGGAAGACTCAACAACACCTGAGCTGGCTATACTCATCCCTGATGAAGATACGACAGCCTCCTTGGAATCCCCCATGGATGACTTGGAGCCCTTTGCTGTAGAAGTGCGCCCGGAAGATCTAGGTCAGCTGAAAGAAGGCAGTTTGAATCTTGAGGTTTCTGTGGAAACAAAGACGATACCTGAATGTGAAGTTGATGTAGTTGATGCGCAGTATGCTGAACAGTTGGAGGAATCGTTAGATGTGTTAGAGGAGACAAGTGATAGGTGGCGTCGCTCAGGAAGTCAAGAAGTTCATGCAGAACACGTGGCTACGCATCGTCTTTCAGCAGAATTGGATCAGATGTTGGTCGAGAAACGTGATGACGAGGTTGCACTGGAAAAAATCATCCAAACCATCGAACATGCAGAGACTGTTCTGGACGAAGCTGCTTCTCAGATGGTATCTGAGGATGAGGTCTCAGTCACCACAGAACAGACTGAGGTCCCTGGGTCGCCGAGTCCCGGGACGTCTGAGGTAGAAACACCGACGGCAGAACCAGCAGTCGCACCGATGAAGGGAACAATCACTGCTCTGATTGAACCTGAGGACATATCGCTTACAGCAAGTTTTGATTCGTTTGAATTAGATGCTCCCATGATGCCCTCTGAGACGACGTCCATGGCGACGATACCAAGTCCCGATATTGTTGCACCGAAGGCCGAACCTGAGGACTCCTTGACACCGAGTTCTGAATCTCCTGAAGATGGTACACCCACCAAGCAAGTATATGAAGTCACTCCTGGGCCTCTGGTCATAGAACATGAAGAGGTCACTACTGAAACCCAGCCGAAATCTCAGGATGTCGCAGAATCTGTCAAACCATCAGACACACAGCCCATGCTCAACCAAGCAGACATTATGTCTACCAGCCTACCCCCTATGCATTTAGAGTACGATCACCATGACAACAAGACAACGTCTGCTCATGAAACTCAAAAACCTGAGCCTGAGTTTGTCAAGGACGTTGAGGTAAGATCTGAATCACTGCCAAGGAAATCATCACGTCTGCCACAAACACAGGAGGAGTCCAAGCTACCAGTTCCTGTCAAAACACCGCCATCTATACCAAAACGTAGCAAGTCACCGACCTCCATCGTTAATCAGATTGATTGGATATCTCGGGACAGAGCAAAGTCGAAAGAGAAGGAAGTTCCAACCAAAGTGGAAGGTTTGTCAAAGTTTGGTTTCCGGGAGAAGACGGGTTCTGAGAGTGGCGAGCGCCGACATTCACGCTCACAGTTGTCATGGGAACGATGTGCAGATCCTGAGTCGAAACCTTCCTGGCAGAAATCACCAGAGCCTGAGAAGGTGACGCGGCCATCGTGGAAAAAGTCCCCAGAACCTGAGAAAGTTGTGCGGCCATCTTGGCAGAAGGCGCCAAGTCCTGAACCAGAGCAGGAACCCAAGGTACAGCAGCAACGGTCACCAGAGCAAGAATCACCAACAGACAAAACTGATCCCGTACATCCGGAATGGAAACCAAGAGAAGCCATCAGGTTATCCACGTCCCGGTTCAAGAACGTGAAGCCGCTATTGAGCTGCCTCGATCCTGAGGAACATGAGTCGTTAGCTCCGCTCATAACATCACCACCACCAGGGGGCGTGGCACCTTTCCAAGACACTGCTGATAAAGATGATAGTACTGATGACGTCTTCCTGCCAAAACAAGAAAAACAACCAACTGAGAAACAGCAACCGACCGAGAAAACATACAAAATCTCAGCGTCTGATATTTTATCCAAATACTCCGATGATTCAGTGTCACCCTCTGCTGGAAGAAGAGATTCTGGATCTCGTCGTCCTCTGTCGCGTGGATCTTTTGATGGTGAACGCCAAACTCCGAGTCCGTCAAAGAGAGTTGATGAGCCGTATTCCACACGCAAGTTGATCCAACCTGGTTGGACTTCAAAACGAGAGGAAAAGGTTAAACCTCAAGAATCTGCCTTGTCGGTGGATACAAGTTCAGTGGAGACTTCTCATGAACCTGTGGTCTCCCCAAAAGATGGCTTTAAACCTCGAGAGAGGATGCAGCTGAGCTCAGCACGATTTTCAAGTTTGAGTTCGTCGTTGACTGGTGTGACGTTGGATAAACTGCGTGAACCAAAGATGTTGAGTAAGGAAGAGAAGGAAGAGCAAGCTCAGGCACGTCTGTCGTCAGGCTCCATgtctgcttcctaccctgctgATCCATCTGCTGGTGTTGCTAGGATACGAAGATCAAAGTCGTCTGCCTCTGATGAAACTATTGAGAAAGCAGACGCCCCAGCTTCTGATTGGAAAGGGAAGAAATCTCAATCATTTGGACAAGAATCTGAacctgttgccatggaaacgtcGCGGTTACCAAGATTAGGGAGTAAAGATGGATCAAAGTCAAGGTCAGATCATGCTCATAATGCTTTACATGCGAAACAACTGAAAACAGCGGAAAAACTGTTTATTGATGAATCTGAATTAGAAAGTGACATTCCTGGCGAGAAATCACAAGACGCACAGACTGAAAACACCGAAAAGAAAACTGTTGGAGTGAAACGGAAAAAGAGCGTGCGAGAACTTTTGTCCAAGTTTGAGAGTGGGGGTGAAGATGAGGGTGAACAGAGTgaggttgccatggcaactgaGGAGGTCGTTGAGGACAAACACAGATCAGTGCCTGCAGTTTTCCAGAAGCCAAAAATCATACGACTTCGGTCGTTATCTCCGTCGAAAGATAGCCCACTTCTCTCGAGTAAGAAATCTCCAGAAATTGGCGATAAAAAAGATGGTGAACATGAAGTCATGGATACGAGTCCAAAATTCCAGCGGTCGATAAGTCAAGGTGACTCTTACTCTAGCGTTCAAGGTCGCCAGAGAAGTCCAAGGTTATCGCCACGGAGTGATTCCGATGATGCAAAACATTCAACTGAAAAAGTTAGTCCAAAACTTCGCCCGAAACCAAGTCCATGTGAAATAGAGGCTGCTAAGTCACGTCATCGTGGCAGTGAAGGTGAAGGTGTTGACATAACTGACAGTGATAAAAGTCCAAACTCTATCCGTAACCGCCTCAAGTTGTTTGATACATCCTCAACTGAAACTTCAAAAATAAGTCCCGACTTCTCACGTTTTCGACGAACGAGTAAAGATGGTGAAGAAAAGGACGCTGATTTGTCAAAATCTAAAATCGCCAAACCTAGCGCTACATTTGCTTCACGGAGTCAATCACAACAGTTTGAAAAGGACCAAAAGGAGGAGCTCGCAAAACAATCTCATTTCCGCCACAAAAGTGACATGTCGGACAAAGACTCAATTTATGCATCTCATGACAAAAATCGCAGTGAAAGTGACAGCGATTCTGCTGAATTTAAAAGCCGGTTACAGCAGCCGCAAGTTCGGACTGAATCTCGTCTGAGTAAGACGTCGAGTCGCGAAAGTGTTTCCAGTTCAGGAAGTCGCGGCTCTAATCGAAGTCTCGGTGAGAATGAAGCGGACTCTGCGCAAAACGTGAAAGAAAAGTTTCAAATTGAATCGCGTCGACTGAAACCTGCCACGGCGCCCGGCGAGCAGGCGAAGCGAGAAAGTTCTAATTCATGGTCATCTCGCCGCATCAGTGGTGACGGCCTGCAGAGGAAAGGCAATGGTCAGTCGGATAATAACACAGTTACTATGGTTACACCAGTTGCCGTAGTAACTGAATGTCTACAACAGAAGAAGTCACCAGACGACAAACCGGCAGCGGCTATGTTTGGTGTCAAGCTGCGCAAAACCAAACGTCTTGATCCAGAGACTGCTTCTTAA